The Panicum hallii strain FIL2 chromosome 9, PHallii_v3.1, whole genome shotgun sequence genome has a window encoding:
- the LOC112875807 gene encoding LOW QUALITY PROTEIN: pentatricopeptide repeat-containing protein At2g01390 (The sequence of the model RefSeq protein was modified relative to this genomic sequence to represent the inferred CDS: inserted 1 base in 1 codon) codes for MLRRSRRFLPARPPRRRHHKPPGKAEPPPLAAPTYTRNVVRRATAILRDHPWSAARPLLLSLPGLAWDSHTVARVLKTHPPLQKAFLFFRLAASASPTFRHDRFTYTSLIHLLGEAGRVPAMLRLLAEMLRAGVSPDAATFTTVMHWLARAGDVDGAMRVWAEMKARSRPTVVSYTACVKILFDAGRAEEARRVFGEMVAEGLRPTCKTYTVLIEHLADAGKFEATLEIMDKMKEACIEPDKALCNILVQKCSRAGETSVMTRILQYMKERFIVLRRPXFFGSTRSSKS; via the exons ATgctccgccgcagccgccggttCCTCCCCGCCagaccacctcgccgccgccaccacaaaCCCCCTGGGAAAGCCGAGCCGCCTCCCCTGGCGGCGCCGACCTACACCCGCAACGTCGTGCGCCGCGCCACCGCCATCCTCCGCGACCACCCCTGGTCGGCGGCGCGcccgctcctcctctccctccccggCCTCGCCTGGGACTCCCACACAGTAGCGCGCGTGCTCAAGACCCACCCGCCGCTCCAGAAGGCCTTCCTCTTCTTCCGCCTCGCGGCCTCCGCGTCGCCCACCTTCCGCCACGACCGCTTCACCTACACCTCCTTGATCCACCTCCTCGGCGAGGCCGGCCGCGTTCCGGCCATGCTCCGCCTCCTCGCCGAGATGCTCCGAGCCGGGGTGTCGCCCGACGCCGCCACCTTCACCACTGTCATGCACTGGCTCGCGCGGGCCGGGGACGTGGATGGCGCCATGCGGGTGTGGGCGGAGATGAAGGCGAGGAGCAGGCCCACTGTCGTCAGCTACACGGCGTGCGTCAAGATCCTGTTCGACGCCGGGAGGGCGGAGGAGGCGCGGAGGGTGTTTGGGGAGATGGTGGCTGAGGGGCTGCGCCCGACTTGCAAGACGTACACCGTGCTCATCGAGCATCTCGCCGACGCAG GAAAATTTGAAGCTACTCTTGAGATTATGGACAAGATGAAAGAAGCATGCATAGAACCAGACAAAGCACTTTGCAATATTCTGGTCCAGAAATGCTCCAGGGCTGGTGAGACATCAGTTATGACTCGCATTCTTCAGTACATGAAGGAGCGTTTCATTGTTCTTCGCCGGC ATTTTTTTGGAAGCACTAGAAGCTCTAAAAGCTAG
- the LOC112875808 gene encoding uncharacterized protein LOC112875808, producing the protein MIAAVSQVPAGWGEDEMSVLPRHTKVVVTGNNRTKSVLVGLHGVVKKAVGLGGWHWLVLTNGIEVKLQRNALSVIEPPTGNEEDDKFDCENMQWNSSDMASDDAQSPKAQRSRSRQHRGFHRKSLSRSMSCDSHSKTSVSSASRAHTKVDLSKLELTALWRYWRHFNLDASPNPSREQLIDAVQRHFMSQQLDELQVIIGFVQAAKRLKTSMKSEA; encoded by the exons ATGATTGCGGCGGTGAGCCAGGTGCCGGCAGGCTGGGGCGAGGATGAGATGTCCGTGCTGCCGCGGCACACCAAGGTGGTGGTCACCGGCAACAACCGCACCAAGTCCGTGCTCGTGGGCTTGCATGGAGTCGTCAAGAAGGCCGTCGGCCTCGGAGGATGGCATTGGCTG GTTCTTACTAATGGCATAGAGGTGAAGCTGCAAAGGAATGCTTTAAGTGTTATTGAACCTCCAACTGGCAACGAGGAGGATGATAAATTTGATTGTGAAAACATGCAGTGGAATAGTTCAGATATGG CATCTGATGATGCACAATCACCAAAGGCACAGCGGTCAAGGAGCAGACAGCATAGGGGATTCCACAGAAAATCCCTCAGCCGCTCAATGTCATGTGACTCCCACTCCAAGACGTCTGTTTCCTCGGCCTCAAGAGCTCACACG AAAGTTGACCTGAGCAAGCTAGAACTGACTGCGCTGTGGAGATATTGGCGCCATTTCAATCTT GATGCAAGTCCTAATCCGTCCAGGGAGCAGTTGATTGATGCTGTTCAAAGGCACTTCATGTCCCAG CAATTGGATGAGTTGCAGGTCATCATTGGCTTTGTGCAAGCTGCAAAGAGGCTGAAGACCAGTATGAAAAGCGAGGCTTGA